The following proteins are co-located in the Syngnathus scovelli strain Florida chromosome 5, RoL_Ssco_1.2, whole genome shotgun sequence genome:
- the tbc1d1 gene encoding TBC1 domain family member 1 isoform X3: MADGMKARLQRFNLFNSKQGAKDVPEIISTLRQAGKSSARNDDTLTIPNKTSTDPGDTKPSETHITFSSLPAAGSAANIAALSPTTFAKKFEVLFCGRVTVAHKKAPPALIDECIEKFSQLAQGSGTPKRAVNTGGLVGGLKRALAFQSNGLGSPTLGNGATGSPTNGKRPLLFKRDPSFPSLQALDENGLSPEISHANTTDSLTLSPGVQPTSLQENRTMLFTVGRSQIFLVSPDTKKVAIEKSFREISFCSQGIHHVDHFGFICRETVERGSCHFVCYIFQCTNESLVDEIMLTLKQAFSVAAVQQNAKSQSQQCDSCPMLQLHKLCERIEGLNACKTKLELQRHLATLDNQDQAAVFESTMKSRPKSEQEENELTMAFLRNLYEERQRIHHHTLPKDTKQNEEEEVAAAPVEVQQQSSSRQRLEQFKSRAKRSLTESLEGIWKGSSKAVAQRGNSERSYSVTSISTGNSQDQSCSDDPLSKLHPNSPLRCHNSTGDLKQLDPFSSPFSSPSSSLEGDGQQQGFRRRASTFSHPPTPSSAEASPACTSNRSPQQDATSASKHKLLRHYSVSTDTPHQSKRVPSDTALPPVPNCSSSSSPLLPPSSPSTGARLSKRRPLGGLRARLHSSSSVPNFLKFQFLAPVEEYDCPETKSRDVAALYLSSAQCEVGESPLRSHRHSWRQQIFLRVATPQKNTDVNDRGDSLDGSRACGGQAVGAGSVDLPMRALPQERPRRSKEDLRELWRTAILQQILLQRMERENQKLQASESDLQNKRLKLDYEEITPCLKEVTLVWEKMMGTPGRAKVKFDHETIHLSVAQGVPRQHRGEIWKFLSEQYLLKQTVPSRPPTNDAPYKELLKQLTSQQHAILIDLGRTFPTHPYFQAQLGAGQLSLYNILKAYSLLDPEVGYCQGLSFIAGVLLLHMGEEDAFNMLKFLMYDVGLRKQYRPDMIILQIQMYQLSRLLHDYHRDLYSHLEEHEIGPSLYATPWFLTAFASHFPLGFVARVFDMLFLQGPEVIFKVSLSLLGSHKPLILQHDSLESIVDFIKTTLPNLGLVQMEKTINQVCEMDVSKQLQAYEVEYHVLQDELLDTPPTLNQQQRTAQMERTNQSLRQQNLDLLEELQVSYARVYSLESRLAALVQSENKLKEQVSSLELDKEQLASTATRLQKLLAGLGIPTTPDGHRLPQVDEELHAPRVPAGATVGTQAGHDGRTLDPLCQPLRVVKKVVNGQGET; the protein is encoded by the exons GTCCCTGAGATCATCAGTACACTCAGGCAAGCTGGCAAAAGCTCTGCACGCAACGATGACACCCTCACCATCCCGAACAAGACTTCGACAGACCCCGGAGACACTAAGCCATCGGAAACGCACATCACCTTTTCTTCGCTTCCCGCGGCAGGCTCTGCGGCGAACATCGCTGCCCTGTCCCCGACAACCTTTGCCAAAAAGTTTGAGGTGCTCTTTTGCGGCCGAGTGACTGTTGCTCACAAGAAGGCCCCCCCTGCACTGATTGACGAATGCATTGAGAAGTTCAGCCAGTTAGCGCAGGGCTCAGGGACCCCTAAAAGAGCGGTAAATACTGGAGGTTTAGTTGGTGGACTGAAGAGGGCGTTAGCTTTCCAGTCTAACGGACTTGGCAGTCCTACTTTGGGTAACGGTGCTACTGGGAGCCCCACCAATGGAAAACGGCCACTGCTGTTCAAACGGGACCCCAGCTTCCCATCTCTGCAGGCTCTGGACGAGAACGGACTCTCACCAGAAATCTCTCATGCCAACACTACAGATTCACTCACTCTCTCGCCTGGGGTGCAGCCCACCAGCCTGCAGGAGAACAGGACCATGCTTTTTACG GTGGGCAGGTCACAGATCTTTTTGGTTAGTCCAGACACTAAGAAGGTTGCCATCGAAAAGAGTTTCCGTGAAATCTCTTTCTGCTCACAA GGTATTCATCACGTGGACCACTTTGGCTTTATTTGCAGGGAGACAGTGGAAAGAGGAAGCTGCCATTTTGTTTGCTATATCTTTCAGTGTACCAATGAATCTCTG GTGGACGAGATCATGCTGACCTTGAAGCAGGCGTTCTCTGTAGCAGCTGTGCAGCAGAATGCAAAAAGCCAAAGCCAACAGTGCGACAGCTGCCCCATGCTGCAGCTCCACAAACTGTGTGAGAGAATagaag GTCTAAATGCATGTAAAACCAAACTAGAGCTCCAGAGACACCTGGCTACTCTTGACAACCAGGATCAAGCTGCAGTCTTTGAGAGTACCATG AAGTCTCGTCCTAAGAGTGAACAGGAAGAAAATGAGCTTACAATGGCATTTTTGAGGAATTTGTATGAGGAGAGACAGAGGATTCATCATCACACACTGCCAAAGGACACCAAACAG aatgaggaggaggaggtggcagCTGCTCCAGTTGAGGTGCAGCAACAAAGTAGCAGTCGACAGCGACTTGAGCAATTTAAGAGCCGGGCGAAACGCTCTTTAACCGAGTCCTTAGAGGGTATATGGAAG GGAAGCAGCAAGGCCGTTGCTCAGAGGGGCAACAGCGAAAGAAGCTACAGTGTAACATCCATTTCTACCGGCAATAGCCAGGACCAGTCCTGCTCAGATGACCCCCTGTCCAAATTACACCCCAACAGCCCGCTCAG GTGTCACAACTCAACAGGAGACCTGAAGCAGCTTGACCCCTTTTCGTCCCCgttttcctccccctcctcttctctAGAAGGAGACGGTCAGCAACAGGGTTTCCGTAGACGGGCCAGCACCTTCAGCCATCCACCGACTCCTTCCTCAGCAGAAGCTTCACCTGCATGCACTTCAAACCGTTCGCCACAGCAGGACGCCACGTCCGCTTCCAAACACAAGCTGCTACGACACTACTCTGTCAGCACCGACACACCGCACCAGAGCAA ACGTGTTCCATCCGACACCGCCCTTCCTCCTGTTCCTAACTGCTCCTCATCCTCTTCTCCTCTGCTCCCTCCTTCTTCCCCTTCAACCGGAGCAAGGCTCAGTAAAAGACG TCCGTTGGGTGGACTGCGCGCTCGACTCCACTCCTCATCCTCTGTTCCTAATTTTCTGAAATTTCAATTCCTGGCCCCTGTCGAAGAATACGACTGCCCCGAAACAAAGAGCAG AGATGTTGCGGCCCTCTATTTATCAAGTGCTCAATGTGAAGTTGGGGAAAGCCCTCTGCGCAGTCACCGACACTCGTGGAGGCAGCAGATCTTCCTGCGAGTCGCAACCCCTCAGAAAAACACAGATGTCAATG ACCGTGGAGACAGTCTAGATGGGAGTCGGGCATGTGGGGGCCAAGCTGTGGGTGCAGGAAGTGTGGACTTGCCCATGAGGGCGCTGCCCCAAGAGCGACCCAGAAGGAGCAAAGAGGATCTGCGGGAACTATGGAGGACAGCTATCTTGCAACAAATCCTCCTGCAAAGGATGGAACGGGAGAACCAGAAACTACAGG CTTCTGAAAGTGATTTGCAGAACAAACGTCTCAAGCTGGACTATGAGGAAATCACCCCATGTCTAAAAGAGGTCACATTGGTCTGGGAGAAGATGATGGGAACACCAGGAAGGGCAAAGGTCAAGTTTGACCACGAAACCATACATTTGTCAGTCGCGCAAG GGGTGCCGAGGCAGCATCGAGGAGAAATCTGGAAGTTCCTCTCTGAACAGTACCTGCTCAAGCAGACGGTTCCATCTCGACCACCGACCAATGACGCGCCATACAAAGAACTGCTCAAACAGCTCACATCGCAACAACACGCCATCCTCATTGATCTGG GTCGTACTTTTCCCACTCATCCCTATTTCCAAGCCCAGCTGGGGGCGGGACAACTCTCTCTGTATAATATCCTCAAGGCCTACTCGCTGCTGGACCCTGAG GTGGGCTACTGCCAGGGCTTGTCCTTCATTGCTGGAGTTTTGCTCTTACACATGGGGGAAGAAGACGCCTTCAACATGCTAAAATTTCTCATGTATGACGTCGGCCTTCGCAAACAGTACAGGCCTGATATGATTATCCTGCAG ATTCAGATGTACCAGTTGTCACGTCTGCTCCATGACTATCACCGGGATCTCTACAGCCACTTGGAGGAACATGAGATCGGGCCCAGCCTGTACGCCACGCCGTGGTTCCTCACCGCCTTTGCGTCCCACTTCCCCCTCGGCTTTGTGGCCAGAGTCTTTG ACATGTTGTTCCTCCAGGGGCCAGAGGTCATCTTCAAGGTGTCCCTAAGTCTCCTGGGGAGCCACAAGCCTCTGATCTTGCAACATGACAGCCTGGAGTCCATTGTGGACTTCATCAAGACCACACTGCCCAACCTGGGCCTAGTGCAGATGGAAAAAACCATCAATCAG GTTTGTGAGATGGATGTATCCAAGCAGCTCCAGGCGTATGAAGTGGAGTACCACGTCTTGCAGGATGAACTCCTCGACACTCCCCCGACCCTAAATCAACAGCAGCGTACTGCGCAGATGGAGAGGACCAATCAGAGCCTGAGACAGCAGAACCTCGATCTTCTCGAGGAGCTGCAG GTGTCGTACGCTCGGGTGTACAGCCTAGAGAGTCGATTGGCGGCGCTGGTGCAGTCGGAGAACAAGCTAAAGGAGCAGGTTTCCTCTCTGGAGCTGGATAAGGAGCAGTTGGCGAGCACAGCCACGCGTCTCCAGAAGCTGCTCGCCGGCTTGGGCATACCAACGACTCCTGATGGCCACAGACTGCCCCAGGTCGATGAAGAATTACACGCACCTCGAGTCCCAGCGGGGGCCACGGTGGGTACACAAGCAGGCCACGACGGTAGGACTTTGGACCCGCTGTGCCAACCCTTGCGTGTAGTTAAGAAGGTGGTCAATGGACAAGGGGAAACTTGA